Part of the Aggregatilinea lenta genome, AGTCTGTCGCCCCAGATTGAACGCGAACGGAAACAAAAACCGGCCACGCTTGAGTGCGCGACCGGTTAGAAACACCATGAGTAGCCTTTAAGCAGGATCAAGGCGTGACGGCACACCACAAGCGGTGCTTGAGCCCTCCGTTGAAGCCTGTACACGAGCAAACCTGCATCTGGGCCGACACGTCAAACTGCCTTCTAATACACGCCAATTAAATCGATCTGAGTCGATTATATGCCCGCGCCGCTCATTTGGCAACAGGTTGTTTAGATCTAAACCTTATCTTGACGCAAAACGCCCCTGACACGACGATTACCCCGCGCGATCCCCGCCCCGGCCCGCTGCGGCGCTATACTGAAACCACGTACCCCATCCCACAGGAGCGCGCGCATGAATGTCTGGATCGCCCGGCACCGGCTCGTCCTCGGTCTCACCCTGGCCCTGTTTGCGATCGTCCTCGCGGTTCTCGCGGCGATCCTGCTGCGACAGTCCACCCCGGACCGGCCCGCGCCCGCCGGAAGCCTCCTGGTCGCCGCCGCCGAGGGGGACAACGTCACGACCGTGCTGGCGCGGTTCGACGCGGCGTCCGGCGTGCTGACCCCGCTGGACATGCCCGGTGATCTCCCCCGCGACGCGCTGAGCAACGTTTCGCCCGACGGCGCGCACTACTGGACCATCGAAACGCACTGGCACGAAGAACTGAACGCCAACCAGATGCAGGTGTGGGTCGCCGCGAGCGATGGCAGCGACACGCGCCCGCTGACGGACGACGGGCATTTCGGCACGCCGGTCTGGTCGCCGGATGGGGAGCGGCTGGTCTTCACGCACAGCGTCAACTATCACTCGGCGCTGTTCGTGGCGGAGGTCGAGACGGGCGCGTTGGCGCAGCTCACTGACTACCAGAACGACATCGAGCCGAGTTGGTCGCCGGACGGATCGCGCATCCTGTTCACCACCTCGCGCGACGGCTTCCAGGAACTCTATACGATGGCCCCCGACGGCTCCGATCTGCGGCGGCTCACCGACAACGAGCAGATCAACGACTTCGCGGCGCGCTGGTCCCCGGACGGCGAGTGGATCGCGTTCCAGCAGAACTATGCCGTGGGCGACGGGTCGTCGGAGGTGTGGATCATGCGCCCCGATGGATCCGGCAAGCGCCAGATCACCGACAACGACAAAGACGATCACTCGCTGGTCTGGTCACCGGACAGCCGCTCGATCGCGTTCGTGCGCACCACGGTCACGATCCTCTCGGAGACGCAGGTCGAGCGCACCACCGACATTTACGTGTACGACCTCAAGCGCGACCGCGTGCGCCGCCTGACCGATCACCCCGACTACGACGGCAGCCCGGTCTGGTCGCCGGACAGCATGTGGATCGCGTTCCGCTCGCACCGCGACACGCCGGAGCGCATGTACCTCATCCGCGCCGACGGCTCCGGCCTGCGCCAGCTGGACACCGCGAACCCCGACGCGCCGCACATCACCGCGATCTACCGCTGGGAAGCGCCGTCCCCGACCGCCCCAGATCTGTAATGAAGCTGCAACTGGATTTTGTTACAATGGGGGCGTTCTATACACGGACTTCATACGAGAGTCCGTGTGAATAAACTTCATTCAGAAGATTTCAGGAGCAGCCTGCGATGTCAGAATCACTGAGCACCGGCCCCACGCTCGACCTGTCCGAAGAACACATCATGCTGCGCGACGCCGTGCGCGACTTCGCCCAACACGAGATCGTGCCCATCGCCGCCGAGTTCGACGAGAGCGGCGAGTTCCCGCTGGACACCGTGCGCCAGATGGGCCAGATGGGCCTGATGGGCATCGAAGTCCCCGAGGAATACGGCGGCGCGGAAATGGATACGCTGGCCTACGTGCTGGCGATGATCGAAATCGCCAAGGCGGACGCGGCGCACAGCACCGTCGTCAGCGTGAACAACAGCCTTGTCTGCCACGCGCTGTTGAAGTTCGCTACGGAGGAGCAGAAACAGAAATACCTCGTGCCCATCGCGTCCGGCGAGAAGATCGGCGCGTATTCGCTCACCGAGCCGATGAGCGGCAGCGACGCCGCGACCATGCGCAGCCGCGCCGTGCTCAACGCCGCCGGGACGCACTACGTCATCAACGGGCGCAAAAGCTGGGTGACCAGCGGCCCCGTCGCAGACACGGTGATCCTGTTCACCATGACCGAGCCGGAAAAGGGCCATCGGGGCATCACCGCATTCATCATCGACACGACTCTGCCCGGTTTCGTGCGCGGCAAAAAGGAGCCGAAGCTCGGCATCCGCGCCAGCGCCACCAGCGAGCTGGGCTTCGACGACTACGAGTGCCCGGTCGAAAACGTGCTCGGCGAGCCGGGCATGGGCTTCAAGATCGCCATGACCGTGCTCGACGCGGGGCGCATCGGCATCGCGGCGCAGGCGGTCGGCATCGCGGAGGCAGCCTACGAGGCGTCGGTGCAGTATGCGCGCGAGCGCGAGGCGTTCGGGCAGCCCATCGGCGGTTTCCAGATGATCCAGCAGAAGATCGCGGACATGAAAACGCGGCTCGAAGCGGCCCGCCTGTTGACCTACCAGGCGGCGCTGGCGAAGACGCGCGGCAAGCAGACCGGCGCGCGTTATACGCTCGAAGCCAGCATGGCCAAGCTGTTCGCCAGCGAGACGGCGATGTACGTTGCGCACGAAGCCGTACAAATCCACGGCGGCATGGGGTATAGTAAGGAGCTGCCGGTCGAACGGTACTTCCGCGACGCCAAGATCACCGAAATTTACGAAGGTACCAGCGAAATCCAGCGCGTCGTGATCGCCCGCAACGAGCTGGAGCTGCGGTAGAGTGTGTATGCAAACCCTCATCCCCCGGCCCTTTCTCCCATAGGGAGAAGGGGAGCCATTCTTTCGAGGGCTGAGCGTTAAGGGACAATCGTTTTACCAGGAGCCACTTTGTATACACACCCTGGACCAGGGCGAGCCAGTACCACCCATTTGAACGTGACAAGGAGACGATGAATGAGTATTGAAGACTCCCGGCCAGACGCCCCCGACGCCGCTGACGAGACCGTCCGCCCCGAAGGGCCCGATCCATTTATGGACAAGCTGCGCGACCTGCCGCGCATGTCGACGTCAGTTGCCAGCGGCAAGGCGTCGCTGCCGCCCGCCCCTACCGCCAGCCGTCTCGGTGCCATCGCGCAGGGCTGCGCGGGTATCGTCGCGATTCTGCTCGGCACGCTGATGCTGCTGACGGCCTGGCTGTACGGATTTTACGTGTGGGGACCGGGCCTGATTCTAACCGGGGGCATCGTGTTGGCCGTCGCCGTGATGGGCGTCTGGCGCGGGCGGCGCGTGCCGCTGCTGGTATCGCTCGCCGCGATCGCCGGCATCGCCGTCGTGGTCTACCGCTGGTACGAGTTCGTGCTGGCCGCCGCCGGGCTGTCCATCCTGGGGCAGATCAGCGACATCATCTTCAACATCGGCCTGATGCTGGGCGCGCTCGCGCTGCTCGGCTCGGTCCTGATCCACATCTTCAGCCTCGTGAGCTGGAAGCGCCTGCTGTCGCCGCCCAGCCAGCGGGCCATCGGCCTGTGGATCGTGCTGCTGGTGCTGGCCATCGGCCTGCCCATCGGCTTCCACGTGGCGGCCCAGCAGGAACGCGAGCGCGCGCTCACCAACGACCGCGACGACTTTTTGGAAGACGCCGCCACCGACCATCTGGTCATGGGCGTGAACGGCGGCGTGGCGCTCGGCTACAGTTTCGCGATCAACAGCGACGACGCGACGCGCGGCGAGGACTACTTCAAGTCGCGCATGGCCGAGCTGGACGCCGCGATCGACACGGGATCTTCCCCTATCCGCATCGAGGCCAGCGGCGACACGCTGCTCGAAGCCGAGGAGCCGCGCATCTTTGTGCCCTCGTCCGAGAACACCAACGAGACGCCGGAGCCGGACCCCGAATATTCGGCGGCGCGGCTGGCGGAGCAGCTCGATTACGAGACGCAGTACATGGACCACATCGCGGAATCCGGCGCGGCGTTGATGATTGCCGACTCGCAGTACTCGCCCTACCTACTCACCCGCGCCAACGAAGAGGACACCGATCCGCTGCCCTGGGACGAGTTCACCGCGCTGCACGAGGAACGCATCCGTTACTACGCCAGTATCTATCAGCCGTCAGTGTACGTCGTGGTGAACAACCCCAGCACGTACGAGAACTACAGCGGCATTGCGCTGCCCTCGGACGACGAGGACGAGAACCTCAACGCCTGGGTCGCGCACACCGAACAGCTCATTGCCGCCGTGCGTGATGAGCTGCCGGACGTGCTGGTCGGGGTGACGGTCATGCCGACTGACGACTTCGATCTCGCCTACTACGAGCGCGCGCTGGAGATCGACGGGCTGGACTTCATCAGCATCGAGGTGCGCCAGGAACCCTTCTTCACCTTCGTGCAGGATATGCTGGACGAGCACGGACGCCCCTCCGATTACGGCAAGACGCTGTGGATCGACCAGACGTGGTACGGCTACTGCATGGCGCCGCAGCGCAGCATGGACCTGGACTCGCTCTGGTTGGAAGCGGTAACCGCCTTCGCCGCCAAAGAGAACTTCGGGGCCGTGATGCCTACCAGTTTCGGCTGCTTCCTGCAGCCGGGCGGCACGCTCATCCAGACCTCGGTCGATTACGAGGGTCGCACGCCCGTGTTCGATACGTGGCAGCGGCTGGTGCAGCAGTGGGGTGCCCCGCTGCCCACACACGCCGACGCGGAAGCGGATGCAGCGCCGGAAGCCACCGGAGAAGCCGACGTGACCGCGCCGGAAGCGACGGAAGAAGCAGGCATGGAAGCAACGGTAGAAGCGACCGAAGCGCCAACCGTCGAGGCGGCGGAAGCGGCAGCGCCGGAAGCCACCGAAGAAGCGGGATAGAGACGTCAGCCGTCTGCGCCGGGAGCGTCGCCTTCCGGCGCGGGCGGCTCCTCGAAGCTCAGCAGATATTCGCGGGCTTCGGCGCGGGTGGCAAACTCGCGCGCTGCCTCGCTCCCGGCGCGCCGGTTTAGTTCTTCGATCAGGGTCGCGATATCATCCCGTGTCGAGGCGATGGCAAGCCGTCCGCGATGGGGATGGGTCGGAATGGGGCTTTGGAGATAAGTGGGCAGCACGGCAGGCTGAATGGTGCGTACTTCGGTCAGATCGAGCAGTGAATGCACGGCGCGATCGGCAGCATCGAGTATGATGCCCAATTCCTCGACCAGAACTTGCATATCGGCTGGACCGACGTCATCCGTCCAGCGCGACAGCAGGATCTGGTCCGGGATCAGCCACATCAATTCGATAGGCATCCTACGCCCTTTAACCAGCCGCCCCATCAATTAAAGCAGCGCCATAATCATTACTTTAAGTAGGATCGGACTGACAAAACTCCGATCAGGAACTCTACATGTTGTTATACGCCTGCCTCGCGATACGTGTCAAATGGGTCGATGATGCCCGTGCGCTGTGCATGCGTATCATCAAGAAACTGAGGGGATGCAATGATCAAGCAAATTAATCACGTGGCGATTCTCGTGGAAAATCTCGACCAGTCGCTGACCTTCTGGCGCGACGCGCTGGGCCTGCCAGTCGGCAAGACGGAAAACAACCCCGGCGAAAACGTGAATATCGCCTTTTTGCCGGTAGGCGACAGCGAGATCGAACTGCTGGAGCCAATCAGCACGGACAGCGCGCTCGGCAAGTTTCTGGCTAAACGCGGCCAGGGCATGCATCACATCTGCGTGGAGGTGGACGACATCGAGGCGACCATGCAGCAGATGGTGGCGCACGACATCCAGATGATCAACGACACGCCCAAGGCGCGCGAGGACGGCACGCGCTACGCGTTCGTGCACCCCAAGAGCACGTCCGGCGTGCTGGTGGAACTGTACGAACTACCGAACGACGCGTAAAGGGCAAGCGTCGCGCGGAATTAAGCCATGGCACTCAAACAGCAAAAACGGGCAGCGTGCGCTGCCCGTTTTTTGGTTAAGGTTCCTGTTTCGATTCAGGCGGGACTACCGCTAGACCGCTGCGCGACGACCAAACAGCAGCGACACCACGAACAGAACCAGGAAGACGAAGAACGCAATTTTCGCCAGTGTCGCGGCGGCTCCAGCGATCACACCAAAGCCCAAAATCGCCGCGATGATAGCTACCACCAGAAACAACAGTGCCATGTTCAACATTTCTCATTACTCCTTAGTCATCAGCTTGTGTGCAGTGCTCACGGTTCAATCAAGAATGCACCCATCATACGCCATCTTCCGGCCTGTCTCATGTGCTGTGCGGCTTATTTCACAGTAGGCCACCCGGCGCACCTCCGACCTACCATCTGGCCTGCCCTCTACTAGGCGTTTCCGCCACGCACTCTTAAAATCGCGGTAACTAAATCACGCATTGAAGCCCAAAGGACGTCCCTTATGTTCGAGCCTGACAAGATCACCCAGATCCGCGCCGCCCGCGACCAATGGGAGCACTCCACACTCGACCAATCCACCCGCCGCCAGCCGGAACGCGCCGCCTCGTTCACGACGATCAGCGGGCGGCCCGTGCAGCGCGTCTATACCCCGCTCGACGTGGCGGCGCAGGATTATCTGCGTGACCAGGGCCTGCCCGGCGAGTACCCGTTCACGCGCGGGGTGCACGCCACCGGCTACCGGGGCAAGCTGTGGACCATGCGCATGTTCGCCGGGTTCGGCACGGCGGAAGAGACCAACGCGCGCTACAAGTACCTGCTCCAACAGGGCAATATGGGCCTGTCGGTCGCGTTCGACCTGGCAACGCTGATGGGCTACGATACCGACGCGCCGGAAGCCCTGGGCGAGTTCGGCAAGTGCGGCGTGGCGGTCAGCAGCCTGCGCGACATGCAGATCCTGTTCGATGGCATCCCGCTGGGCGAGGTCAGCACGTCGATGACGATCAACAGTCCGGCGGCGATCCTGTGGGGCTTTTACATCGCCGCCGCTGAACGTCAGGGCGTCCCGGCAGCACGGCTGCGCGGTACGCTGCAAAACGACATCCTTAAGGAGTACCAGGCGCAGAAGGAATACATCTTTCCGCCGGAACCGTCCATGCGGCTGGTGACGGATACGATCGAGTACGGCACACGCTATCTACCGGAATGGAACACGATCAGCATCAGCGGCTACCACATCCGCGAGGCGGGATCGACCGCCGCGCAGGAATTGGCCTTCACGCTGGCGAACGGGCTGGAATACGTGCGGTGGGCGCAACGGCGCGGCCTGGATATCGACGACTTCGCGCCGCGCCTGAGCTTCTTCTTCAACGTGCACAACGATTTCTTCGAGGAGATCGCCAAGCTGCGCGCGGCCCGGCGCATTTGGGCGCGCGAGATGCGCGAGACGTTCGGCGCGAAAAATCCGCGCAGTTGGCTGATGCGCTTCCACACGCAAACGGCAGGCGTCAGCCTGACCGCGCAGCAGCCGGAAGTGAACCTCGTGCGCGTGGCGATCCAGGCGCTGGCGGCAGTGCTGGGCGGCGCGCAGTCGCTGCACACCAACAGCATGGACGAGGCGCTTGCCCTGCCCTCCGAACACGCCGTGACGCTGGCGCTGCGCACGCAGCAGGTCATTGCACACGAGTCCGGCGTGGCGAATACGGTCGATCCGCTGGGCGGCAGCTACTTTGTGGAGAAGCTCACCGACGACATGGAGGCCGAAGCGTACGACACCTTCGGCAAGATCGACGCACTGGGCGGCGTGATCGGCGCGCTGGAAACGGGGTTTTTCCAGCAGGAGATCGCGGACGCGGCGTTCCGCTTCCAGCAGGAGGTCGATCGCGGCGAGCGGCAGATCGTGGGGGTGAACGCCTACGCCGACAACGAGCCGATGCGTATTCCGATCCTGGACATGGACCCGCAGGGCTACGAGCGGCAGTGCGCGCGCCTGGAAGATCTGCGCGCGGCGCGTGACGGGGATGTTGTGGCGCGCTGCCTGGACCGGCTGCGGGCGGCGGCACGCGGCACGGACAACCTGATGCCGCCGATCCTCGATGCGGCCCGCGCGGACGCCACGCTGCAAGAGATCACCGACGTGCTGCGCGACGAGTTCGGGCTGTACCAGGAGAAGTCGGTAATCTGAGCAAGGGCAGCGGCTAGCGAAAAGGTAGTTTTTAATCGTTAGTGTTAGTGGAAAGTCAAAATCACCATTCCGAGGATTCTCCGTAGGGGCAGGGCGGAGCAAGCCCTGCCCACTCCAGCCCGATCGTCACGTATCAGTACCCCCGCAAACGCGCATGAATCGCCTTAGTCCAGCAGGTGTGCGCGGACCGTCGCCACCGCCTCGGCGGGATACTCCGCCAGACGACCACGCAGCAGCCGGTCGGACAGATCGAGCAGACCCAGCGCCGCGCGGTCGAGATCCAGCCGCAGCAGCGCGTTGATCTCCGCGCCCAAGTCGGGGTAGGCCAGCTCAACGCGGCGCAGCGGATCGAGGTTGTCCAGCGCGTCGGGATGATCGGTCGGGACGTGGCGGGGAATAATCTGCAGCAGCGAAAACAGTGACGACACCGTGATCAACTGGCGCGCGCTGAGCTGCTCGCCACGCCGCAAGCGCCATATGCCCACCAGCAGATTGGTGAGGAACTGCCCTAACAGAGACACCTCGTTCTGCGCGATGGTTTGAGCTTCCTCGACTGTCGCGCGGTGCATACGAGCCAGATCCGCCGCCAGATCGATCCGGTCGATCAGCAGGCGGTAATCGTTCACCCTGGCGTGCAGCAGCCCGGCGCGATCCGAAACGGCGTATTCGAGCAGGTGGCCGTCGCGGTACATCGCCTTGAAGCCGCCGTGCGGCTCGCGGAACCACAGCACGATCTGCGCGGGGTCCGGCAGCCAGTCGGGGCATCCCTGGTAATCGGGCTGCGCATCCGTCGCCACGACCAGCCAGAAGTCATGATCGGACCACTGATCGGGCGGGTGCGACTGCGCCGCCATCGATCCGGCGGCCATCAGCCCTACCACGCGCGGATCGCGCTCCAGGCCGCCCACCAACACGCAGGTAAATGCTTCGTACTGCTGCGGATTCATGACAAAATCCCCTGTCCGGTGCGCCCTTCGCAACGCGGGGAAGACCAGGCAGCGCCCCGCGCCAGCGCACGCCCGGCTATTGTCCGCTGCTAGAGCACGCGCCGTCAAGCTGCACATCGACTTTCGCTGGAATAAAACAGAACAAATGTATAAAAATTATGCTATAATACGATGGTGTTTCCGTCCTAACAGGAGCGCGCGCATCATGGCCGTGACGCTTACGCCAAACGTTAACTTCGACGCGGATCTTCGCCTTCCAGACGGCGATATCAGTCTACCCGGCGAGGAGCGGCAGTCGGACTCGCCGTTGATCGAGCGCGTCTGGTACAGCCGCAGTGAGGGCGGCGGCTTGTTTACCTCGATGGCCGAAAGCCACTGGGAAATCGTCGTCACCAAACACCGGCGCAGCACGATTTTGACCGTGCGTGGACCGGAGACACAGGCAACGCCCGCCTACTGTCCGCCAGACGCGGAGTTTATGGGCATTGTCTTTAAACTGGGTACCTTCATGCCAAAATTCCCCGCGAGAATGGTCATGGATCGGCGCGAT contains:
- a CDS encoding DUF1328 domain-containing protein, coding for MLNMALLFLVVAIIAAILGFGVIAGAAATLAKIAFFVFLVLFVVSLLFGRRAAV
- the mce gene encoding methylmalonyl-CoA epimerase translates to MIKQINHVAILVENLDQSLTFWRDALGLPVGKTENNPGENVNIAFLPVGDSEIELLEPISTDSALGKFLAKRGQGMHHICVEVDDIEATMQQMVAHDIQMINDTPKAREDGTRYAFVHPKSTSGVLVELYELPNDA
- a CDS encoding acyl-CoA mutase large subunit family protein codes for the protein MFEPDKITQIRAARDQWEHSTLDQSTRRQPERAASFTTISGRPVQRVYTPLDVAAQDYLRDQGLPGEYPFTRGVHATGYRGKLWTMRMFAGFGTAEETNARYKYLLQQGNMGLSVAFDLATLMGYDTDAPEALGEFGKCGVAVSSLRDMQILFDGIPLGEVSTSMTINSPAAILWGFYIAAAERQGVPAARLRGTLQNDILKEYQAQKEYIFPPEPSMRLVTDTIEYGTRYLPEWNTISISGYHIREAGSTAAQELAFTLANGLEYVRWAQRRGLDIDDFAPRLSFFFNVHNDFFEEIAKLRAARRIWAREMRETFGAKNPRSWLMRFHTQTAGVSLTAQQPEVNLVRVAIQALAAVLGGAQSLHTNSMDEALALPSEHAVTLALRTQQVIAHESGVANTVDPLGGSYFVEKLTDDMEAEAYDTFGKIDALGGVIGALETGFFQQEIADAAFRFQQEVDRGERQIVGVNAYADNEPMRIPILDMDPQGYERQCARLEDLRAARDGDVVARCLDRLRAAARGTDNLMPPILDAARADATLQEITDVLRDEFGLYQEKSVI
- a CDS encoding acyl-CoA dehydrogenase, producing MSESLSTGPTLDLSEEHIMLRDAVRDFAQHEIVPIAAEFDESGEFPLDTVRQMGQMGLMGIEVPEEYGGAEMDTLAYVLAMIEIAKADAAHSTVVSVNNSLVCHALLKFATEEQKQKYLVPIASGEKIGAYSLTEPMSGSDAATMRSRAVLNAAGTHYVINGRKSWVTSGPVADTVILFTMTEPEKGHRGITAFIIDTTLPGFVRGKKEPKLGIRASATSELGFDDYECPVENVLGEPGMGFKIAMTVLDAGRIGIAAQAVGIAEAAYEASVQYAREREAFGQPIGGFQMIQQKIADMKTRLEAARLLTYQAALAKTRGKQTGARYTLEASMAKLFASETAMYVAHEAVQIHGGMGYSKELPVERYFRDAKITEIYEGTSEIQRVVIARNELELR
- a CDS encoding TolB family protein; translation: MNVWIARHRLVLGLTLALFAIVLAVLAAILLRQSTPDRPAPAGSLLVAAAEGDNVTTVLARFDAASGVLTPLDMPGDLPRDALSNVSPDGAHYWTIETHWHEELNANQMQVWVAASDGSDTRPLTDDGHFGTPVWSPDGERLVFTHSVNYHSALFVAEVETGALAQLTDYQNDIEPSWSPDGSRILFTTSRDGFQELYTMAPDGSDLRRLTDNEQINDFAARWSPDGEWIAFQQNYAVGDGSSEVWIMRPDGSGKRQITDNDKDDHSLVWSPDSRSIAFVRTTVTILSETQVERTTDIYVYDLKRDRVRRLTDHPDYDGSPVWSPDSMWIAFRSHRDTPERMYLIRADGSGLRQLDTANPDAPHITAIYRWEAPSPTAPDL